In Sphaeramia orbicularis chromosome 10, fSphaOr1.1, whole genome shotgun sequence, the following proteins share a genomic window:
- the LOC115426761 gene encoding protocadherin gamma-A5-like, whose translation MNRQVLLFILPLCLGSVFGQVTYSIPEEMARGSLVGNIAQDLGLEIKRLISGKAKIYSRNSDEYVELNRERGLLLVKGRIDREALCTETALCALHFQIILENPMEFYTVTVEITDINDNAPAFEKSEMKFKISESAVAGAKFVLERAVDLDVGINDLQKYELIPTDNFVLKLHNNADGNKNVEMVLQKPLDREKQERISLVLTAVDGGEPQMSGTMQIIITVLDANDNAPVFTQPTYKATIIENSPKGTVVATVKASDPDQGSNGKITYSITNTLDNVKKIFTINGDSGDVSLIGDIDFEKSRHFQINVLASDDGGLTDSSKLIVDVQDINDNKPEINIMSKSNVISEDAERNTVITMINTEDLDSGENGNVKCQISENVPFNLKSSSNSFYSLVTDSDLDRERASEYNITVTCSDEGVPSLSSSVTLTLQISDVNDNPPVFERGSYEAYIVENNTPGLSIFTVKATDSDWNQNARVSYILEDSSVNGVPVSSYVSVSADSGVIHAVRSFDYEQIKDFHFRVKAQDGGSPPLSSNVTVKIMIQDQNDNAPQVLYPVQTGSSLVAEMVPRSADVGYLVTKVVAVDVDSGQNAWLSYKLQKATDRALFEVGLQNGEVRTIRQVTDKDAVKQRLTVIVEDNGQPSRSATVIVNVAVADSFPEVLSEFTDFTHDKEYNENLTFYLVLALAVVSFLFITCVVVIISVKIYRWRQSRILYHSNLPVIPYYPPRYSDTLGTGTLPHVYNYEVCRTTDSRKSDCKFGRAGSQNVLIMDPSSTGTMQRIQSEKSILDEPDSPLEVCHKLYFSHL comes from the coding sequence ATGAATCGGCAAGTACTGTTGTTTATCCTTCCCCTTTGCCTTGGTTCAGTGTTTGGGCAGGTCACCTACTCAATTCCAGAGGAAATGGCAAGAGGATCGTTAGTTGGCAATATAGCGCAAGACTTAGGTTTGGAAATTAAACGCTTAATATCAGGTAAAGCTAAAATCTATAGCAGGAACAGCGACGAGTACGTGGAGCTGAACAGAGAAAGAGGACTCCTCCTCGTCAAAGGGAGGATCGACAGAGAAGCACTCTGCACAGAAACAGCGCTTTGTGCCTTACATTTTCAGATCATATTAGAAAATCCTATGGAATTCTATACTGTTACTGTCGAGATTACAGATATTAATGATAATGCACCAGcatttgagaaaagtgaaatgaaATTCAAAATTAGCGAGTCAGCTGTCGCCGGAGCTAAATTTGTGCTGGAAAGAGCTGTCGATCTGGATGTTGGAATTAATGATCTTCAAAAATATGAATTAATACCAACAGATAATTTTGTTTTAAAGCTACATAATAACGCTGATGGCAATAAAAATGTTGAGATGGTGTTACAGAAGCCTTTAGACAGAGAGAAACAGGAACGGATATCTCTTGTGTTAACGGCTGTAGATGGAGGAGAGCCGCAGATGTCAGGAACAATGCAGATTATTATTACAGTTTTAGACGCAAATGATAATGCTCCTGTTTTTACTCAGCCCACATACAAGGCTACAATTATAGAAAATTCACCAAAAGGCACAGTTGTTGCCACGGTTAAAGCTTCAGATCCAGATCAAGGTTCCAACGGTAAAATAACATATTCGATCACCAATACATTAGATAACGTCAAAAAAATATTTACGATCAATGGAGATAGTGGAGATGTGTCATTAATTGGCGACATTGACTTCGAAAAATCAAGGCATTTTCAAATAAATGTGCTTGCTAGTGATGATGGTGGACTTACAGACTCTTCTAAGCTAATTGTCGACGTGCAAGACATCAATGACAACAAACCTGAAATTAACATAATGTCGAAGTCAAATGTAATATCAGAGGACGCTGAACGCAACACTGTGATAACAATGATTAATACCGAGGACTTAGATTCAGGAGAAAACGGAAACGTGAAGTGCCAGATCAGCGAAAATGTACCATTTAATTTGAAGTCGTCATCAAATAGTTTCTATAGTTTAGTAACAGACAGTGATTTAGACAGAGAGAGAGCTTCTGAATACAATATAACTGTGACCTGCTCTGATGAAGGAGTACCCTCCCTCTCCAGCAGCGTCACTCTCACCTTACAGATCTCTGATGTCAATGATAACCCTCCTGTCTTTGAGAGGGGCTCATATGAGGCCTACATAGTCGAAAACAACACACCTGGTCTCTCTATATTCACTGTCAAAGCTACAGACTCTGACTGGAACCAGAATGCCCGTGTTTCTTACATACTGGAGGACTCCTCTGTTAACGGAGTGCCAGTCTCCTCATATGTGTCCGTTAGTGCTGATAGTGGAGTCATCCATGCAGTGCGTTCCTTTGACTACGAGCAGATTAAGGATTTCCACTTCCGGGTCAAAGCTCAGGATGGAGGCTCCCCTCCACTCAGTAGTAATGTGACTGTGAAAATAATGATCCAGGACCAGAACGATAACGCCCCTCAGGTTCTGTACCCAGTCCAGACTGGTAGCTCTCTGGTGGCTGAAATGGTGCCTCGTTCAGCAGATGTGGGCTATCTGGTCACTAAAGTGGTGGCTGTTGATGTGGACTCTGGACAGAACGCCTGGCTctcctataaactgcagaaagccACAGACAGGGCGCTGTTTGAGGTGGGCTTACAGAATGGAGAAGTCAGAACTATCCgccaagtcactgataaagatgcAGTCAAACAAAGACTGACTGTTATAGTGGAGGACAACGGACAGCCCTCTCGTTCAGCTACAGTCATTGTAAACGTGGCGGTGGCGGACAGTTTTCCTGAAGTGCTGTCTGAGTTCACTGACTTTACACACGACAAAGAGTACAATGAGAACCTGACTTTTTACTTAGTGTTggctttggctgtagtttcctTCCTCTTCATCACGTGTGTGGTGGTCATTATATCAGTGAAAATCTACAGATGGAGACAGTCTCGCATCCTGTATCACTCCAATCTGCCAGTGATTCCATATTATCCACCACGTTACTCAGACACTTTGGGGACAGGGACTCTCCCACACGTGTACAACTACGAGGTGTGCAGGACCACTGACTCCAGAAAGAGTGACTGTAAGTTTGGCAGAGCTGGTAGTCAGAACGTGCTGATAATGGACCCCAGTTCAACAGGGACGATGCAGAGGATACAGAGTGAAAAGAGCATCCTGGATGAACCAGACTCTCCACTAGAGGTTTGCCACaaattatatttttcacatttatag
- the LOC115426763 gene encoding protocadherin gamma-A2-like, translated as MGWKGMLFTLMLFLGAVHGQVSYSIPEEMSKGALIGNIAQDLGISGERLKSGKARIYTGNTEEYIELKREKGVLLIKDRIDRESLCGQTMPCALDFQMILENPMEFYTVTVEITDINDNPPTFEKSEMKYEIAESALTGARFLLDKAIDDDVGINGLSSYTLKPSDNFALKTITRGDGNKHVEMVLQKPLDREKLEHLSLILIAVDGGEPQLSGTMQIDITVLDVNDNAPVCSKPEYKASVTENAPLGTAITTVRATDIDKGNNGKVTYVIPKSTAANLFQIDADSGVLTLIGNIDYEKRRIYEVDVQVSDQGGLSDACKVFVDVTDVNDNPPNINIMSKSNTVSENVKHGTVVTMLNVQDPDSNENGKVTCVLNENIPFAIKITTNNFITIVTESDLDRERSTEYNVTVTCSDEGVPSLSSSVTLTLQISDVNDNPPVFERSSYEAYIVENNTPGLSIFTVKATDSDWNQNARVSYILEDSSVNGVPVSSYVSVSADSGVIHAVRSFDYEQIKDFHFRVKAQDGGSPPLSSNVTVKIMIQDQNDNAPQVLYPVQTGGSLVAEMVPRSADVGYLVTKVVAVDVDSGQNAWLSYKLQKATDRALFEVGLQNGEVRTIRQVTDKDAVKQRLTVIVEDNGQPSRSATVIVNVAVADSFPEVLSEFTDFTHDKEYNENLTFYLVLALAVVSFLFITCVVVIISVKIYRWRQSRILYHSNLPVIPYYPPRYSDTLGTGTLPHVYNYEVCRTTDSRKSDCKFGRAGSQNVLIMDPSSTGTMQRIQSEKSILDEPDSPLEVRRSKISIMR; from the coding sequence ATGGGATGGAAAGGGATGTTGTTTACCCTGATGCTTTTTCTCGGTGCAGTACACGGGCAGGTCAGCTACTCCATTCCAGAGGAGATGTCAAAGGGGGCACTGATCGGCAATATAGCTCAGGATTTAGGTATAAGTGGGGAAAGACTGAAATCTGGTAAAGCTCGAATATATACTGGAAACACGGAGGAGTATATTGAGCTGAAAAGAGAAAAAGGAGTCCTCCTTATTAAGGACAGGATAGACAGAGAATCTCTCTGCGGACAAACAATGCCTTGCGCACTTGATTTTCAGATGATTCTCGAAAATCCAATGGAGTTTTACACGGTTACTGTCGAAATTACGGATATAAACGACAACCCACCTACGTTTGAGAAGAGTGAAATGAAATACGAAATTGCCGAATCGGCCCTCACGGGAGCTCGGTTCCTCTTAGACAAAGCCATAGACGATGATGTTGGTATTAATGGGTTGAGCAGCTACACCCTTAAACCGAGTGATAATTTTGCACTGAAAACGATAACACGAGGAGATGGGAATAAACATGTGGAGATGGTTTTACAGAAACCACTAGACAGAGAGAAACTTGAACATTTATCCTTAATTTTAATCGCTGTTGATGGCGGAGAACCACAGCTCTCCGGGACAATGCAGATCGACATAACTGTATTAGATGTAAACGACAATGCCCCGGTTTGCTCAAAGCCCGAATACAAGGCAAGTGTTACAGAAAATGCGCCACTTGGCACTGCCATAACGACAGTAAGAGCCACAGACATAGATAAAGGAAATAATGGAAAAGTTACATATGTAATACCCAAATCTACGGCAGCAAATCTCTTTCAAATCGATGCTGATAGCGGAGTATTAACGTTAATTGGGAACATTGATTATGAAAAAAGGAGAATTTATGAGGTAGACGTCCAAGTATCCGATCAGGGAGGTTTATCTGATGCATGCAAGGTTTTTGTAGACGTAACAGACGTAAACGACAACCCTCCAAACATTAACATAATGTCTAAATCCAACACAGTGTCGGAGAACGTTAAACATGGAACGGTTGTGACGATGCTTAATGTACAAGATCCAGACTCAAATGAGAATGGTAAGGTCACGTgtgttttaaatgaaaatattccttttgccattaaaataacaacaaataattTTATTACTATTGTGACTGAGAGTGATTTGGACAGAGAGAGATCAACTGAGTATAATGTAACTGTGACCTGCTCTGATGAAGGAGTACCCTCCCTCTCCAGCAGCGTCACTCTCACCTTACAGATCTCTGATGTCAATGATAACCCTCCTGTCTTTGAGAGGAGCTCATATGAGGCCTACATTGTAGAAAACAACACACCAGGTCTCTCTATATTCACAGTCAAAGCCACAGACTCTGACTGGAACCAGAATGCCCGTGTTTCTTACATACTGGAGGACTCCTCTGTTAACGGAGTGCCAGTCTCCTCATATGTGTCCGTTAGTGCTGATAGTGGAGTCATCCATGCAGTGCGTTCTTTTGACTACGAGCAGATCAAGGATTTCCACTTCCGGGTCAAAGCTCAGGATGGAGGCTCCCCTCCACTCAGTAGTAATGTGACTGTGAAAATAATGATCCAGGACCAGAACGACAACGCCCCTCAGGTTCTGTACCCAGTCCAGACTGGTGGCTCTCTGGTGGCTGAAATGGTGCCTCGTTCAGCAGATGTGGGCTATCTGGTCACTAAAGTGGTGGCTGTTGATGTGGACTCTGGACAGAACGCCTGGCTctcctataaactgcagaaagccACAGACAGGGCGCTGTTTGAGGTGGGCTTACAGAATGGAGAAGTCAGAACTATCCgccaagtcactgataaagatgcAGTCAAACAAAGACTGACTGTTATAGTGGAGGACAACGGACAGCCCTCTCGTTCAGCTACAGTCATTGTTAACGTGGCGGTGGCGGACAGCTTTCCTGAAGTGCTGTCTGAGTTCACTGACTTTACACACGACAAGGAGTACAATGAGAACCTGACTTTTTACTTAGTGTTggctttggctgtagtttcctTCCTCTTCATCACGTGTGTGGTGGTCATTATATCAGTGAAAATCTACAGATGGAGACAGTCTCGCATCCTGTATCACTCCAATCTGCCAGTGATTCCATATTATCCACCACGTTACTCCGACACTTTGGGGACAGGGACTCTCCCACACGTGTACAACTACGAGGTGTGCAGGACGACTGACTCCAGAAAGAGTGACTGTAAGTTTGGCAGAGCTGGTAGTCAGAACGTGCTGATAATGGACCCCAGTTCAACAGGGACGATGCAGAGGATACAGAGTGAAAAGAGCATCCTGGATGAACCAGACTCTCCACTAGAGGTTAGACGTTCTAAAATATCAATAATGcgttag
- the LOC115427481 gene encoding protocadherin gamma-A11-like, with translation MRRRVLLFISLFCITSVSGQVSYSIPEEMPKGSFVGDIAQDLGLDVKRLKSGKARIYTGDSAEYIELNKDRGVLVVQQRIDREVICAHTSPCALHFQVILENPMEFYSITVEVTDVNDNAPMFKTGEMKFRISESAVTGAVFLLQQAIDLDVGINGLQSYLLKPTDNFALRLQNQVDGSKMVEMVLQKPLDREKQDHLSLILTASDGGEPQLSGTVQIQITVLDSNDNAPIFTQKIYKSTIKENSPSGAQVVSVSASDPDEGSNGKISYAILNLLDNVAELFEINRETGEVRLIGNTDYEKKRQYQINVQASDEGGLTDTCKIIVDITDTNDNTPTINVMSKSSDIKEDIRPGTVVTMINVQDSDSGKNGKVHCYMNENIPFSISSTSNNFFSLKTEGELDRERASEYNITVTCSDEGVPSLSSSVTLTLQISDVNDNPPVFERSSYEAYIVENNTPGLSIFTVKATDSDWNQNARVSYILEDSSVNGVPVSSYVSVSADSGVIHAVRSFDYEQIKDFKFCIKAQDGGSPPLSSNVTVKIMIQDQNDNAPQVLYPVQTGGSLVAEMVPRSADVGYLVTKVVAVDVDSGQNAWLSYKLQKATDRALFEVGLQNGEVRTIRQVTDKDAVKQRLTVIVEDNGQPSRSATVIVNVAVADSFPEVLSEFTDFTHDKEYNENLTFYLVLALAVVSFLFITCVVVIISVKIYRWRQSRILYHSNLPVIPYYPPRYSDTLGTGTLPHVYNYEVCRTTDSRKSDCKFGRAGSQNVLIMDPSSTGTMQRIQSEKSILDEPDSPLEVRYNAQNTLVY, from the coding sequence ATGAGACGGCGAGTGTTGCTGTTTATCTCCCTTTTCTGTATTACTTCAGTTTCTGGGCAGGTCAGCTATTCGATTCCAGAGGAAATGCCTAAAGGCTCTTTTGTTGGTGATATTGCACAAGATTTAGGTTTGGATGTGAAACGACTGAAATCGGGAAAAGCTCGCATTTACACGGGTGACAGTGCAGAATACATCGAGTTAAATAAAGACAGGGGAGTCCTTGTGGTTCAGCAGAGGATTGACAGAGAGGTAATCTGCGCACACACGTCGCCCTGTGCTTTGCATTTTCAGGTTATTTTGGAAAATCCAATGGAATTTTATAGTATTACCGTCGAGGTCACAGATGTTAATGACAACGCCCCTATGTTTAAAACTGGTGAGATGAAATTCAGGATAAGCGAGTCGGCGGTCACAGGAGCAGTGTTCTTATTACAGCAAGCAATAGATCTAGATGTCGGTATTAATGGGCTTCAAAGTTATTTATTGAAACCAACCGATAACTTTGCTCTGAGGCTACAAAATCAAGTCGATGGAAGCAAAATGGTTGAAATGGTTTTACAGAAACCTTTAGATCGAGAAAAACAGGATCATTTGTCCCTTATATTAACTGCATCAGACGGTGGTGAGCCGCAACTATCTGGCACAGTACAAATACAAATCACTGTGTTAGACAGTAATGACAATGCACCGATTTTTACGCAGAAAATATATAAGTCTACAATAAAGGAAAACTCACCATCGGGTGCGCAAGTAGTGTCTGTTAGTGCTTCAGACCCAGATGAAGGATCTAATGGTAAAATATCTTATGCTATATTAAATCTACTCGATAATGTAGCCGAATTATTTGAAATAAACAGAGAGACAGGAGAGGTTAGACTAATAGGAAACACTGACTACGAAAAGAAACGACAGTATCAAATAAATGTCCAGGCCAGTGACGAAGGTGGATTAACTGACACGTGTAAAATTATAGTAGATATAACTGACACAAATGACAATACACCTACAATAAACGTTATGTCAAAGTCCAGTGACATAAAAGAGGACATACGGCCTGGGACCGTTGTGACAATGATTAACGTCCAAGATTCAGACTCGGGGAAAAATGGAAAAGTTCATTGttatatgaatgaaaatattccatTCTCAATCTCATCAACGTCAAATAATTTCTTCAGCTTGAAAACTGAAGGTGAGTTAGACAGAGAGAGAGCCTCAGAGTACAATATAACTGTGACCTGCTCTGATGAAGGAGTACCCTCCCTCTCCAGCAGCGTCACTCTCACCTTACAGATCTCTGATGTAAATGATAACCCTCCTGTCTTTGAGAGGAGCTCATATGAGGCCTACATTGTAGAAAACAACACACCTGGTCTCTCTATATTCACTGTCAAAGCCACAGACTCTGATTGGAACCAGAATGCCCGTGTTTCTTACATACTGGAGGACTCCTCTGTTAACGGAGTGCCAGTCTCCTCATATGTGTCCGTTAGTGCTGATAGTGGAGTCATCCATGCAGTGCGTTCTTTTGACTACGAGCAGATCAAGGATTTCAAGTTTTGCATCAAAGCTCAGGATGGAGGCTCCCCTCCACTCAGTAGTAATGTGACTGTGAAAATAATGATCCAGGACCAGAACGATAACGCCCCTCAGGTTCTGTACCCAGTCCAGACTGGTGGCTCTCTGGTGGCTGAAATGGTGCCTCGTTCAGCAGATGTGGGCTATCTGGTCACTAAAGTGGTGGCAGTTGATGTGGACTCTGGACAGAACGCCTGGCTctcctataaactgcagaaagccACAGACAGGGCGCTGTTTGAGGTGGGCTTACAGAATGGAGAAGTAAGAACTATCCgccaagtcactgataaagatgcAGTCAAACAAAGACTGACTGTTATAGTGGAGGACAACGGACAGCCCTCTCGTTCAGCTACAGTCATTGTTAACGTGGCGGTGGCGGACAGCTTTCCTGAAGTGCTGTCTGAGTTCACTGACTTTACACACGACAAGGAGTACAATGAGAACCTGACTTTTTACTTAGTGTTggctttggctgtagtttcctTCCTTTTCATCACGTGTGTGGTGGTCATTATATCAGTGAAAATCTACAGATGGAGACAGTCTCGCATCCTGTATCACTCCAATCTGCCAGTGATTCCATATTATCCACCACGTTACTCCGACACTTTGGGGACAGGGACTCTCCCACACGTGTACAACTACGAGGTGTGCAGGACGACTGACTCCAGAAAGAGTGACTGTAAGTTTGGCAGAGCTGGTAGTCAGAACGTGCTGATAATGGACCCCAGTTCAACAGGGACGATGCAGAGGATACAGAGTGAAAAGAGCATCCTGGATGAACCAGACTCTCCTCTAGAGGTGAGATATAATGCACAAAATACGTTAGTTTATTGA
- the LOC115427482 gene encoding protocadherin gamma-A2-like, whose product MDGRMSDRTMKRQVLLVVSLVCLSSVWGQVSYSIPEEMQTGSVVGNIAQDLGLDLKRLKSGKARIYTGEGTEYIALNAERGVLVVKERIDREALCGQTTPCALAFQIILQNPMQFYSITVEITDINDNAPAFKNNEIKFEISELAHTGSKYVLEKAVDSDVGVNGLQGYSLSSTDIFTLNPYKIGTDRKVEMVLKKPLDREKQERLTLVLTAVDGGNPQLSGTIQVTVSVLDANDNAPICTQAEFRSNVKEDSLKGTTLATVSAKDADEGPHGQIKYSLSNVPDGALGMFDVDEEKGVVTLNGKLDYEKFRHYEIDIQAADGGGNSDECKVIIEVLDTNDNPPAVNIMSTSTSVSEDVKPGTVLTMINVQDPDSDDNGRVHCVLDENSHFKIKSTSNNFFTLVTESELDRETASEYNITVTCSDEGVPSLSSSVTLTLQISDVNDNPPVFERSSYEAYIVENNTPGLSIFTVKATDADWNQNARVSYILEDSSVNGVPVSSYVSVSADSGVIHAVRSFDYEQIKDFQFRVKAQDGGSPPLSSNVTVKIMIQDQNDNAPQVLYPVQTGGSLVAEMVPRSADVGYLVTKVVAVDVDSGQNAWLSYKLQKATDRALFEVGLQNGEVRTIRQVTDKDAVKQRLAVIVEDNGQPSRSATVIVNVAVADSFPEVLSEFTDFTHDKEYNENLTFYLVLALAVVSFLFITCVVVIISVKIYRWRQSRILYHSNLPVIPYYPPRYSDTLGTGTLPHVYNYEVCRTTDSRKSDCKFGRAGSQNVLIMDPGSTGTMQKIQSEKSILDEPDSPLEVSFLEIMKYSQCI is encoded by the coding sequence ATGGACGGAAGAATGTCGGACAGAACAATGAAACGGCAAGTACTGTTGGTTGTGTCGCTTGTTTGCCTCAGCTCAGTTTGGGGGCAAGTCAGCTATTCTATTCCCGAGGAAATGCAGACGGGATCCGTAGTTGGGAACATAGCTCAGGATTTGGGTTTAGATCTCAAAAGACTGAAATCGGGGAAAGCTCGTATATATACTGGAGAGGGCACAGAATATATCGCGCTAAATGCAGAAAGGGGAGTTCTCGTCGTCAAAGAGAGGATAGACAGAGAAGCGCTGTGCGGACAGACGACGCCCTGTGCTCTGGCTTTTCAGATAATTCTGCAGAATCCGATGCAATTTTACAGCATTACTGTTGAAATCACTGATATTAATGATAACGCTCCTGCAtttaaaaacaatgagattaagtTTGAGATCAGTGAACTGGCTCACACTGGATCAAAATATGTTTTAGAAAAGGCTGTTGACTCCGATGTAGGTGTAAATGGGCTGCAAGGATATTCACTGAGTTCAACCGACATTTTCACTTTAAACCCTTATAAAATAGGCACTGATAGAAAAGTGGAAATGGTTTTAAAGAAGCCCCTTGATCGAGAAAAACAAGAGCGCCTGACTTTAGTATTGACTGCCGTAGACGGTGGAAATCCGCAGCTATCTGGAACAATACAAGTAACAGTATCTGTACTGGACGCAAACGATAATGCGCCCATTTGTACTCAGGCCGAGTTTAGGTCAAATGTGAAAGAAGACTCATTGAAAGGAACTACTCTTGCCACAGTGAGCGCAAAAGACGCAGATGAGGGTCCACATGGACAAATAAAATATTCACTTTCTAATGTTCCAGATGGTGCACTTGGAATGTTTGATGTAGATGAAGAAAAAGGTGTAGTTACATTAAATGGCAAACTCGATTATGAAAAGTTTAGGCATTATGAGATAGATATCCAGGCAGCAGATGGAGGTGGTAACTCTGATGAGTGTAAAGTTATAATCGAGGTGCTGGACACAAATGATAACCCACCAGCTGTCAATATTATGTCAACGTCAACAAGTGTGTCTGAAGATGTTAAGCCAGGCACAGTTCTGACTATGATAAATGTTCAGGATCCAGATTCAGATGACAATGGTAGGGTTCATTGCGTGTTAGATGAAAATAGTCATTTCAAAATCAAGTCAACATCAAATAATTTCTTTACTTTAGTGACAGAAAGTGAATTAGACAGAGAAACAGCATCTGAGTATAATATAACTGTGACCTGCTCTGATGAAGGAGTACCCTCCCTCTCCAGCAGCGTCACTCTCACCTTACAGATCTCTGATGTCAATGATAACCCTCCTGTCTTTGAGAGGAGCTCATATGAGGCCTACATTGTAGAAAACAACACACCAGGTCTTTCTATATTCACAGTGAAAGCCACAGATGCTGATTGGAACCAGAATGCCCGTGTTTCATACATACTGGAGGACTCCTCTGTTAACGGAGTGCCAGTCTCCTCATATGTGTCCGTTAGTGCTGATAGTGGAGTCATCCATGCAGTGCGTTCTTTTGACTACGAACAAATCAAGGATTTCCAGTTCCGGGTCAAAGCTCAGGATGGAGGCTCCCCTCCACTCAGTAGTAATGTGACTGTGAAAATAATGATCCAGGACCAGAACGACAACGCCCCTCAGGTTCTCTACCCAGTCCAGACTGGTGGTTCTCTGGTGGCTGAAATGGTGCCTCGTTCAGCAGATGTGGGCTATCTGGTCACTAAAGTGGTGGCTGTTGATGTGGACTCTGGACAGAACGCCTGGCTctcctataaactgcagaaagccACAGACAGGGCGCTGTTTGAGGTGGGCTTACAGAATGGAGAAGTCAGAACTATCCgccaagtcactgataaagatgcAGTCAAACAAAGACTGGCTGTTATAGTGGAGGACAACGGACAGCCCTCTCGTTCAGCTACAGTCATTGTTAACGTGGCGGTGGCGGACAGCTTTCCTGAAGTGCTGTCTGAGTTCACTGACTTTACACACGACAAGGAGTACAATGAGAACCTGACTTTTTACTTAGTGTTggctttggctgtagtttcctTCCTCTTCATCACGTGTGTGGTGGTCATTATATCAGTGAAAATCTACAGATGGAGACAGTCTCGCATCCTGTATCACTCCAATCTGCCAGTGATTCCATATTATCCACCACGTTACTCCGACACTTTGGGGACAGGGACTCTCCCACACGTGTACAACTACGAGGTGTGCAGGACGACTGACTCCAGAAAGAGTGACTGTAAGTTTGGCAGAGCTGGTAGTCAGAACGTGCTGATAATGGACCCCGGTTCAACAGGGACGATGCAGAAGATACAAAGTGAAAAGAGCATCCTGGATGAACCAGACTCTCCTCTAGAGGTGAGTTTTCTAGAAATAATGAAATACAGTCAGTGCATATGa